The Lachnospiraceae bacterium oral taxon 500 genome window below encodes:
- a CDS encoding peptide ABC transporter substrate-binding protein has translation MKKVLSLLMALALVVSLAACGGQTKTDQGKTDTNNTQQTDTKDNKDTQTPADQSAPKKVISLIETSNIPTMVSWLATDSVSFGIMGNITSGLFIMNDEGAVTPELAKDFEVSEDGLTYTFHLRDADWVTVDGEVYGPVTAQDFVYPIKKILDPKEASQYAFMIQTAGIKNGAAAVALSEGLVAYEGNLSKLENMKVTDFKDTDTQTAQQQFDAAKASLEEKIKAEEAEFVGQYGSIEKANEAIYDLIENIGVTAVDEKTLKFELENPVPYFQSVLTFPSFGPVNQKFVEEKGEKYGSSVDNLLYNGPFIFKEWKVSQRHYLEKNPKYWDAENVKLDGIDYRVIEGVDNDTVVNMYLDGQLHTAGLAGENVEKYGNRPDVVTYEEGAMFYIQMNQGQGEPTANKKALANPKVRKALNMAADKEYISKTVLANGSLNADYLVPVGLQVSEKHDNKDFRKVAADLYNGEQGYNSYNVEEAKKLWAEAKQELGIDKLELELLLFQAETSNSIGTHLKNEWEKNLEGFSLVLKPLPFSEKIGRANRGDYELDFSGWGPDFPDAVTFLDMWITNGGHNNTGYSNPEYDAIITSVKSGELTAIDKVKERFEAMVKAEKILLEDDQVIMPIFQRGRTGLRDPKITGWRLQLFGPDFIFKYVDLTE, from the coding sequence ATGAAGAAAGTTTTATCATTGCTGATGGCGCTGGCGCTGGTCGTATCGCTGGCAGCCTGCGGCGGTCAAACTAAGACTGATCAAGGCAAGACCGACACGAACAACACCCAGCAGACCGATACCAAAGACAATAAGGACACACAGACCCCGGCTGACCAATCGGCGCCGAAAAAGGTAATCAGTCTGATTGAGACTTCCAATATCCCGACCATGGTTTCGTGGTTGGCGACCGACAGCGTTTCGTTTGGAATTATGGGTAATATCACATCCGGTTTGTTTATCATGAATGATGAAGGTGCAGTGACCCCGGAATTGGCTAAGGATTTTGAAGTGTCCGAAGACGGTTTGACTTATACCTTCCATTTAAGAGATGCTGACTGGGTAACGGTTGATGGCGAGGTTTACGGTCCGGTTACGGCTCAGGATTTTGTGTATCCGATTAAGAAGATTTTGGATCCGAAGGAAGCTTCGCAGTATGCTTTCATGATTCAAACCGCCGGCATTAAAAACGGTGCGGCAGCGGTTGCTTTATCGGAGGGCTTGGTTGCTTATGAAGGTAACCTTTCCAAGCTTGAAAACATGAAAGTTACCGATTTTAAGGATACGGATACTCAGACCGCTCAACAGCAGTTTGATGCAGCAAAAGCATCCTTAGAAGAAAAAATCAAAGCGGAAGAGGCTGAATTTGTTGGTCAGTACGGTTCTATTGAAAAGGCCAATGAGGCAATATATGACCTGATTGAGAACATCGGCGTGACCGCAGTTGATGAAAAGACGCTTAAGTTCGAACTGGAAAACCCGGTTCCGTACTTCCAGTCCGTTTTGACTTTCCCGTCTTTCGGGCCGGTTAACCAAAAGTTTGTGGAAGAAAAAGGTGAAAAATACGGCAGCAGTGTAGACAATCTGCTCTACAACGGACCGTTTATTTTCAAAGAATGGAAAGTATCACAAAGACATTACCTGGAAAAGAACCCGAAATACTGGGATGCTGAAAACGTTAAGCTGGACGGCATTGATTACCGTGTCATCGAAGGCGTTGACAACGATACCGTAGTTAATATGTATTTGGACGGACAGCTTCATACTGCTGGCCTTGCCGGTGAAAATGTAGAAAAGTACGGCAATCGTCCGGACGTTGTTACCTATGAAGAAGGTGCGATGTTCTACATTCAGATGAATCAGGGTCAGGGCGAGCCGACCGCAAATAAGAAAGCTTTGGCTAACCCGAAGGTTAGAAAGGCCTTGAACATGGCAGCGGATAAGGAATATATCAGCAAGACTGTACTGGCTAACGGTTCGTTGAATGCTGATTATCTGGTGCCGGTTGGACTGCAGGTCAGTGAAAAGCATGACAACAAGGACTTCCGGAAGGTAGCTGCCGACTTGTATAATGGCGAGCAGGGCTATAACAGCTATAATGTCGAAGAAGCCAAAAAGTTGTGGGCGGAAGCCAAGCAAGAATTAGGCATTGATAAGCTGGAACTGGAATTATTGCTGTTCCAGGCGGAAACTTCCAACAGCATCGGTACGCATTTGAAAAATGAATGGGAAAAGAACTTAGAGGGCTTTAGCCTGGTTTTGAAACCGTTGCCGTTCTCCGAGAAAATCGGACGGGCAAACCGCGGCGACTACGAGCTGGACTTTTCCGGCTGGGGTCCGGACTTCCCGGATGCGGTTACTTTCTTGGATATGTGGATCACCAACGGCGGCCACAACAACACCGGTTATTCCAATCCGGAATATGATGCGATTATCACTTCGGTGAAATCCGGTGAATTGACTGCTATTGATAAGGTGAAGGAAAGATTTGAAGCTATGGTCAAAGCAGAAAAGATCCTGCTGGAAGATGATCAGGTTATTATGCCGATCTTCCAGAGAGGGCGGACGGGTCTGCGTGATCCGAAGATCACAGGCTGGAGATTGCAGCTGTTTGGACCGGACTTTATCTTTAAGTATGTTGATTTGACAGAATAA
- a CDS encoding peptide ABC transporter permease encodes MLRYIIERIVLIFVTMFVVITLNFFLLQLIDGSPFDNGKITPVQIEMMKKKFGLNEPPMKQYLKYLQGLAKGDLGVSFKLQNKEVSGLIADKLPNTIKIGLLALVFGIVVGILLGALAAIYRNSFWDHVVTILAVIGVSIPSFVLAAFLQYYFVFKLAWFPFLFQEPDPIKGITAWDTFRSMILPAFSLSLYVISATMRYMRAELVEVLNSDYILLARAKGLNKSQVIMRHALRNALIPVVTIVGPMAIGLLTGSLVIEMFFGVPGLSRLLLNAVYQNDYFLILGVNSFYSLMYVVVILAVDLLYGVIDPRIRLKGEN; translated from the coding sequence ATGTTACGCTATATCATTGAAAGGATTGTGCTGATCTTTGTAACGATGTTCGTGGTCATTACCCTGAACTTTTTCTTGTTGCAGCTGATCGACGGCAGTCCTTTTGATAACGGCAAGATTACGCCGGTTCAAATTGAAATGATGAAGAAAAAGTTCGGCCTGAATGAACCGCCGATGAAGCAGTATTTAAAATATTTGCAGGGTCTGGCCAAGGGAGATTTGGGTGTTTCCTTTAAGCTGCAAAACAAGGAAGTGTCCGGCCTGATTGCCGATAAACTGCCGAATACTATTAAGATCGGCCTGTTGGCTTTGGTTTTCGGGATTGTGGTCGGAATCTTGCTGGGGGCGCTGGCGGCGATTTACCGGAATTCGTTTTGGGATCATGTGGTTACGATTTTGGCGGTCATCGGGGTGTCTATCCCGTCCTTTGTACTGGCGGCTTTTTTACAGTATTATTTTGTGTTTAAGCTCGCCTGGTTTCCGTTTCTCTTTCAGGAGCCGGATCCGATCAAGGGGATCACGGCTTGGGATACTTTCCGCTCCATGATTCTGCCGGCTTTTTCGCTGTCGCTGTATGTCATTTCGGCGACCATGCGCTATATGCGGGCGGAGTTGGTGGAAGTGTTAAACAGTGATTATATTTTGCTGGCTCGGGCTAAGGGTCTGAATAAATCGCAGGTTATCATGCGCCATGCCCTGCGCAATGCCTTGATTCCGGTGGTTACCATTGTCGGGCCGATGGCGATTGGTCTGTTGACCGGTTCCTTAGTAATTGAAATGTTTTTCGGCGTACCGGGGCTGTCCCGGCTGCTGCTCAACGCTGTTTATCAGAACGATTATTTCCTGATTTTAGGCGTAAACTCTTTTTACAGCCTGATGTATGTTGTTGTTATTTTGGCGGTTGATTTGCTCTATGGCGTAATCGACCCGCGGATTCGGCTGAAAGGAGAGAATTAA
- a CDS encoding ABC transporter permease — protein sequence MEKKTSQPNQADLFVLTQGHSEEREKLVTKSMTFWQDAWRRLRENKMAMAGLWVIVILAVFATLAPSVFAFRNADGSRYTYHSAPILLDEDGKEISKVDIAFLPPRIPYLEKLGIFNGVIKLERSSWDIFVGELPATDEFKELKKPQNRKKLIKELGIAYHPYEVNIKSMQVKDGEKYVTLLDLGTKKEVEIPLVDMISPYSRFKPDTFEFVSASVDDKGVEMVTILSDEYAIKNVKNLYFWFGTDRLALDIWTRLWIGVRISLIIALISMVIDFVLGIIYGTIAGFYGGTAVDTVMMRFAEIWGSIPALVLMIIMISIEKKISLFLNTVTGGLSYEVIRFIILVFAMSLSGWIGVARVVRAQILKLRDQEFILASRTLGAGKARLMAKHLFPNIIGQLTVMATFSIPGAIFYEAFLTFIGLGLPIPMSSLGVLVNEGYKALQSRPSMLLIPAVIMSILMLSINLLANGLRDALDPRMR from the coding sequence ATGGAAAAAAAGACATCGCAGCCGAACCAAGCAGATTTATTTGTTCTGACGCAGGGGCATAGCGAGGAAAGAGAAAAGTTAGTGACCAAAAGCATGACCTTCTGGCAGGATGCTTGGCGGCGGCTCCGGGAAAATAAGATGGCGATGGCGGGGCTGTGGGTTATTGTTATTTTGGCGGTATTTGCCACGTTGGCACCGTCGGTTTTTGCCTTCCGCAATGCAGACGGCAGCCGTTATACCTATCACTCTGCGCCGATTCTTCTAGATGAGGACGGCAAGGAAATCAGCAAGGTGGATATTGCCTTTCTGCCGCCGCGCATTCCCTATCTGGAAAAGCTGGGCATTTTTAACGGTGTGATTAAATTAGAGCGCAGTTCATGGGATATTTTTGTTGGCGAGCTGCCGGCGACCGATGAATTTAAAGAACTGAAAAAGCCGCAGAACCGGAAAAAATTGATCAAAGAGCTGGGCATTGCCTATCATCCCTATGAAGTCAATATTAAAAGCATGCAGGTTAAGGACGGGGAGAAGTATGTGACCTTGCTGGATCTAGGCACCAAAAAAGAGGTGGAGATTCCGCTGGTTGATATGATTAGCCCGTACAGCCGTTTCAAGCCCGATACCTTTGAATTCGTATCGGCTTCGGTGGACGACAAGGGTGTGGAAATGGTCACCATCCTTTCGGATGAGTATGCGATTAAAAATGTGAAGAACCTTTATTTTTGGTTTGGTACCGACCGGCTGGCTTTGGACATTTGGACGCGGCTGTGGATTGGCGTTCGGATTTCGCTGATTATCGCCTTGATTTCAATGGTCATCGACTTTGTGCTGGGCATTATTTACGGAACAATTGCCGGCTTTTACGGCGGCACGGCGGTTGATACTGTGATGATGCGCTTTGCCGAAATCTGGGGCAGTATTCCGGCGCTGGTATTGATGATTATTATGATCAGTATTGAAAAAAAGATTTCCCTGTTCTTAAATACCGTTACTGGCGGACTAAGTTACGAGGTGATTCGTTTTATTATTTTGGTCTTTGCCATGAGCTTATCCGGCTGGATTGGGGTAGCCAGAGTGGTGCGCGCGCAAATTTTAAAGCTGCGTGATCAGGAGTTTATTTTGGCATCCAGAACCCTGGGTGCGGGTAAGGCGCGACTGATGGCCAAGCATTTATTCCCGAATATTATCGGTCAGCTGACAGTTATGGCGACCTTTTCCATTCCGGGTGCGATTTTTTATGAAGCGTTTTTGACCTTTATCGGTCTGGGTTTACCGATTCCGATGTCGTCGCTGGGCGTCTTGGTCAACGAGGGCTATAAGGCGCTGCAGAGCCGGCCGAGCATGCTGCTGATTCCGGCTGTGATCATGTCGATTTTAATGCTGTCGATCAATCTTTTGGCCAATGGCCTGCGTGATGCGCTGGATCCGAGAATGCGATAG
- a CDS encoding peptide ABC transporter ATP-binding protein has protein sequence MPNKILEVKNLEVNFRSFSGEVKAVRDVSFDLYQGETLAIVGESGSGKSVTVKAIMGLLSANGYYKGGEILFDGKNIAAMAEKDLHSIRGNRIAMVFQDPMTSLDPTMKIGQQIMEVIRLHQKTSKAEAYEKAIKLIELVGISDPKERMNQYPHQFSGGMRQRIVIAIALACEPKILIADEPTTALDVTIQAQILDLMKDLQKKIGASVIFITHDLGVVANVADRVAVMYAGRLVEIGTADEVFYDPRHPYTWGLIASMPDLDTQGKLYAIPGTPPNLVQPPKGDAFALRSEYAMEIDFEEQPPLFKITNTHYAATWLLDERAPQVEPPEIIVRRRERLKEVR, from the coding sequence ATGCCAAATAAAATATTAGAAGTTAAAAATTTGGAAGTTAATTTCCGCAGCTTTTCCGGTGAAGTCAAGGCGGTACGCGATGTTTCCTTTGATTTGTATCAGGGTGAGACGCTGGCGATCGTGGGTGAGTCCGGCTCGGGCAAATCGGTAACGGTCAAGGCGATCATGGGGCTGCTTTCCGCCAATGGTTATTATAAAGGCGGGGAAATCCTCTTTGACGGCAAGAATATTGCCGCTATGGCTGAGAAAGACCTGCACAGTATTCGCGGCAACCGGATTGCCATGGTTTTTCAGGACCCGATGACTTCATTGGATCCGACAATGAAGATTGGTCAGCAGATTATGGAGGTTATCCGTCTGCATCAAAAAACATCCAAAGCGGAAGCTTATGAAAAGGCCATCAAATTGATTGAACTGGTCGGCATTAGCGACCCGAAGGAAAGAATGAATCAATACCCGCATCAATTTTCCGGCGGTATGCGTCAGCGGATTGTCATTGCGATTGCGCTGGCCTGTGAGCCGAAGATTTTGATTGCCGATGAGCCGACGACGGCGCTGGACGTGACGATTCAGGCACAGATTTTGGATTTAATGAAGGATTTACAGAAAAAGATCGGTGCATCCGTTATCTTTATTACCCATGACTTAGGTGTGGTCGCCAATGTGGCAGACCGGGTGGCGGTTATGTATGCCGGCCGGCTGGTTGAAATCGGAACGGCCGATGAGGTCTTTTATGACCCGCGTCACCCCTATACCTGGGGACTGATTGCGTCGATGCCGGATTTGGATACGCAGGGCAAGCTGTATGCGATTCCGGGGACACCCCCGAACCTGGTGCAGCCGCCGAAGGGCGATGCCTTTGCTTTGCGGAGTGAATATGCGATGGAGATTGATTTTGAGGAACAGCCCCCATTATTTAAAATCACCAATACGCACTATGCGGCGACCTGGCTTTTGGACGAAAGAGCGCCGCAGGTCGAGCCGCCGGAGATTATCGTGAGGCGGCGGGAAAGACTGAAGGAGGTGAGATAA
- a CDS encoding peptide ABC transporter ATP-binding protein yields the protein MENTKNTPNKPAVSEEVLVEVKNLKQYFKMGQGKIVKAVDDVSFHINKGETFGLVGESGSGKSTTGRTMIRLYRPTGGEVYMKNRLISGRISKQDIAYVNRNMQMIFQDPMACLNPRMKVIDIVAEGLDIHKLAKDKNDRREQVIRMMKLVGLDEQHIERYPHEFSGGQRQRIGIARAMAVDPEMIIADEPISALDVSIQAQVVNLMNELKEAHGLTYLFIAHDLSMVKYISNRIGVMYRGKIVELATSEQLFKKPLHPYTRSLLSAIPLPDPISERTRRRTAYVPEKEHDYSKEQPTWRELTPGHFVSATDAEVEKWEALYR from the coding sequence ATGGAAAATACGAAAAACACCCCAAATAAGCCGGCAGTTTCCGAAGAAGTGCTGGTCGAAGTCAAGAACCTGAAGCAGTATTTTAAAATGGGACAGGGCAAGATCGTCAAAGCAGTTGATGATGTCAGCTTTCATATCAATAAAGGTGAAACCTTCGGTTTAGTCGGCGAGTCCGGCTCCGGCAAATCTACGACCGGACGAACCATGATTCGGCTGTACCGCCCGACCGGCGGCGAGGTTTATATGAAAAACCGTTTGATCAGCGGCCGGATTTCCAAACAGGATATTGCCTATGTCAACCGGAATATGCAGATGATTTTCCAAGATCCGATGGCCTGCTTAAATCCGCGGATGAAGGTAATCGATATTGTTGCCGAGGGGCTGGATATTCATAAGCTGGCTAAGGACAAGAATGACCGGCGTGAGCAGGTGATTCGGATGATGAAGCTGGTGGGCTTGGATGAACAGCATATTGAGCGCTATCCGCATGAGTTTTCGGGCGGACAAAGACAGCGGATTGGAATTGCCCGGGCCATGGCGGTTGACCCGGAAATGATCATTGCCGATGAGCCGATTTCGGCGCTGGACGTGTCGATTCAGGCGCAGGTGGTCAATTTGATGAACGAGCTGAAGGAAGCGCACGGGCTGACGTATTTGTTCATTGCCCATGATCTGTCGATGGTTAAATACATCAGCAACCGGATTGGGGTTATGTATCGGGGTAAGATTGTCGAACTGGCTACCTCCGAGCAGCTCTTTAAGAAGCCGCTGCATCCCTATACCAGATCACTGTTATCGGCTATTCCGCTGCCGGATCCGATTAGCGAAAGAACGCGCCGGCGGACGGCTTATGTGCCGGAAAAGGAACATGATTATTCCAAGGAGCAGCCCACCTGGCGAGAACTGACACCGGGGCATTTCGTGTCGGCGACCGATGCCGAGGTCGAAAAGTGGGAAGCGCTTTATCGGTAG
- a CDS encoding PTS beta-glucoside transporter subunit EIIBCA has product MAKDYSSIAKAVVKLIGGESNVTHFEHCSTRLRFSVADLSKVDQAGLKGISGVMGVVASGNQCQVVIGNDVIEVFDEIKKIAKFGGSTSAPVAGGKKNIGPMVLDFMVGVFQPLVPAIAGGGILKAFLALLSLIGVMNSSSVLYQVLMNVADAPLYFLPVLVAVTMATKIGCNKLTAVAAVGALLLPKTAALIGAETPAVLFGLKIQNVNYAYQVFPAILAVAALYFIEKYVTRITPKPIRVFFVPMVCFAVVFPLTLLLLGPIGLTFGKGLTAVILTLYKYVGWLAVGLVAAILPLMISVGAHKAFIPYLLATLGDLGYEILYMGASLAHNISEGGAALAVACKTKNAELRSAAFSSGVSAIFGITEPAIYSVTLQHKKALYGVMIGSFVSGSFIGMMGVKAFVAMGPGLAGMAMYVDPENGMNIIWAFAGFGIALAASFIATFLLYKDEAAAAVKAPAEQHNDEIFQAPLTGKMVDITEVPDAVFSAKILGEGVAIIPDKGELYAPADGVIETVFEYKHAIAMTCDNGAEVLLHVGIDTVKLEGKYYEAKVKSGDRVKAGQLLMEFDIDKIRQAGYDVVTPIVVTNHAGFQIEKGKPGPVEVGAVIMNVSKEVSV; this is encoded by the coding sequence ATGGCAAAAGATTATTCATCTATCGCTAAAGCCGTCGTAAAATTAATCGGTGGTGAATCGAATGTAACTCATTTTGAACATTGTTCGACCCGGCTGCGTTTTTCGGTTGCCGATTTGAGTAAGGTTGATCAGGCCGGATTAAAGGGAATTTCCGGAGTGATGGGCGTGGTTGCCAGCGGGAACCAGTGCCAGGTAGTCATTGGCAATGATGTGATTGAAGTTTTTGATGAAATCAAAAAGATTGCCAAGTTTGGCGGTAGTACATCTGCCCCGGTCGCCGGCGGCAAGAAAAATATCGGACCGATGGTGTTGGACTTTATGGTCGGCGTATTTCAGCCGCTGGTTCCGGCGATTGCCGGCGGCGGTATTCTAAAAGCGTTTTTGGCGTTGCTGTCCTTAATCGGAGTGATGAACAGCAGCAGTGTGTTATATCAGGTGCTGATGAATGTAGCCGATGCGCCGCTGTACTTCTTGCCGGTGCTGGTAGCGGTCACCATGGCGACCAAGATCGGCTGCAATAAACTGACAGCGGTGGCGGCGGTGGGAGCACTGCTTCTGCCGAAAACGGCTGCTTTAATCGGCGCCGAAACTCCGGCTGTTTTGTTTGGGTTGAAGATTCAAAATGTCAATTACGCCTATCAGGTATTTCCGGCGATTTTGGCAGTGGCGGCGCTCTATTTTATTGAAAAATATGTAACCAGGATTACGCCCAAACCCATTCGGGTGTTCTTTGTGCCGATGGTATGCTTTGCGGTGGTATTTCCGCTGACGCTTTTGTTATTGGGACCGATTGGTCTGACCTTTGGTAAAGGGCTGACGGCGGTAATCCTTACTTTATACAAATATGTCGGCTGGCTGGCGGTTGGCCTGGTGGCGGCAATTTTACCGCTGATGATTTCCGTTGGTGCGCATAAGGCGTTTATCCCTTATTTGCTGGCAACATTGGGCGATTTAGGATATGAGATTTTGTATATGGGTGCGTCTTTGGCGCATAATATTTCCGAGGGCGGAGCGGCTTTGGCGGTTGCCTGCAAGACGAAAAACGCGGAACTGCGCTCGGCTGCTTTTTCCAGCGGCGTCTCGGCTATTTTTGGTATCACCGAACCGGCCATTTATTCCGTTACTTTACAGCATAAAAAAGCGCTTTACGGCGTGATGATCGGCAGCTTTGTCAGCGGCTCCTTTATCGGCATGATGGGCGTAAAAGCCTTTGTGGCCATGGGACCGGGTCTGGCCGGCATGGCGATGTATGTTGATCCGGAGAATGGGATGAATATTATTTGGGCCTTTGCCGGATTCGGCATTGCGCTGGCTGCTTCTTTTATTGCCACCTTCCTGTTATATAAAGATGAAGCTGCGGCAGCTGTTAAGGCGCCGGCAGAACAACATAACGATGAAATCTTCCAAGCACCGCTGACCGGTAAAATGGTTGATATCACCGAAGTTCCGGACGCGGTCTTTTCCGCTAAGATTTTGGGAGAAGGCGTTGCCATTATTCCGGACAAGGGTGAGCTTTACGCCCCGGCGGACGGGGTGATTGAAACGGTTTTTGAATATAAGCATGCTATTGCCATGACCTGCGACAATGGTGCGGAGGTTCTGCTCCATGTCGGCATCGATACGGTTAAGCTGGAAGGTAAATATTATGAAGCCAAAGTCAAAAGCGGCGACCGGGTAAAAGCCGGACAGCTCCTGATGGAGTTTGATATTGACAAGATTCGGCAGGCCGGATATGATGTTGTTACACCGATTGTGGTCACCAATCATGCCGGTTTTCAAATTGAAAAAGGGAAGCCCGGCCCGGTTGAAGTGGGCGCTGTCATTATGAATGTTTCTAAGGAGGTGTCGGTATGA
- a CDS encoding beta-glucosidase, with amino-acid sequence MSFPQGFLWGGALAANQAEGAWNVDGKGWSVADVATYKPNVDVKNYKAHVAMSSQHIHEAMADTDDTYYPKRRGIDFYHHYKEDLALFAEMGFKVLRVSIAWTRLFPTGEESEPNEKGLAFYDSLFAEMKKLGIEPLVTLHHYEMPLALSLKYNGWTDRRVVDMFLRYAKTCFAHYGKYVKYWLTFNEIDSIHRHPFITAGIVPDLCGEKGEAACCYQALHHQFVAAAKAAVLMREMIPGAMIGTMLTKLMTYPYTCKPEDVAATQKKNLENMFYSDVQIFGEYPRMILRDLEKRGIKILMEPGDLEILAQGTVDFLSFSYYNSMTESVDPDAPRTPGNTVLGVKNPYLGSSEWGWQVDPVGMRIALIELYDRYRLPLFIVENGIGSHDTVEPDGSIHDPYRVDYFRQHFLQMEKAIDEGVELMGYTSWAPIDIISASTSQMSKRYGFIYVDQDDLGNGTLKRSKKDSFYWYQKVIATNGADMS; translated from the coding sequence ATGAGTTTTCCGCAAGGCTTTCTGTGGGGCGGAGCGCTGGCTGCCAATCAGGCGGAAGGCGCGTGGAATGTGGACGGTAAGGGCTGGAGCGTGGCTGACGTGGCCACTTACAAGCCGAATGTCGATGTTAAAAATTACAAGGCGCATGTAGCGATGTCCAGTCAGCATATTCACGAGGCAATGGCCGATACGGATGACACTTATTATCCTAAGCGCCGGGGAATTGATTTTTATCATCATTATAAAGAAGATTTGGCTTTGTTCGCTGAGATGGGCTTTAAGGTTCTGCGCGTTTCCATTGCCTGGACGAGGCTATTTCCGACCGGCGAAGAATCCGAGCCGAATGAAAAAGGGCTGGCTTTTTATGACAGTCTGTTTGCGGAAATGAAAAAGCTGGGAATTGAACCGCTGGTTACGCTGCATCATTACGAGATGCCGCTGGCGCTCAGCTTAAAATATAACGGTTGGACCGACCGCCGAGTGGTGGATATGTTCCTGCGCTATGCCAAGACCTGTTTTGCACATTACGGCAAATATGTTAAATATTGGCTGACCTTTAATGAAATTGACAGCATTCATCGCCATCCTTTTATTACGGCCGGTATTGTGCCCGATTTGTGCGGGGAAAAGGGAGAAGCCGCCTGCTGCTATCAGGCGCTGCATCATCAGTTTGTGGCGGCAGCCAAAGCGGCGGTTTTGATGCGGGAAATGATTCCGGGTGCCATGATCGGCACGATGCTGACGAAACTGATGACGTATCCTTACACCTGTAAGCCGGAGGATGTGGCCGCTACCCAGAAAAAAAATCTGGAGAATATGTTTTATTCTGATGTGCAGATTTTTGGGGAATATCCGCGCATGATTTTGCGGGACTTGGAAAAGCGGGGAATTAAGATTCTGATGGAGCCGGGAGATTTGGAAATACTGGCGCAGGGAACGGTAGATTTTCTGTCTTTCAGCTATTATAACAGCATGACGGAATCGGTGGATCCGGATGCGCCGCGGACGCCGGGCAACACCGTTTTGGGTGTTAAGAACCCATATTTGGGCAGCAGTGAGTGGGGGTGGCAGGTTGATCCGGTCGGTATGCGGATTGCACTGATTGAATTGTATGACCGTTACCGGCTGCCGCTGTTTATTGTTGAAAATGGGATTGGCTCACATGATACTGTTGAGCCGGACGGCTCTATCCATGACCCGTACCGGGTGGATTATTTTCGTCAGCATTTTCTCCAGATGGAAAAGGCGATTGACGAGGGAGTAGAATTGATGGGTTATACCAGTTGGGCGCCGATTGACATTATCTCTGCGTCAACCAGTCAGATGAGCAAACGTTATGGCTTCATTTATGTTGATCAGGATGATTTGGGCAACGGAACTTTAAAACGCTCGAAAAAAGATAGCTTTTATTGGTATCAAAAGGTTATTGCCACCAATGGTGCGGATATGAGTTGA
- a CDS encoding transcription antiterminator BglG encodes MLTIKKVLNSSVVLVTTQDGQEQILLQKGVGYGRKPGEAIEVLENSQLFVPFIPADRQNMLQLLAEVPAIYPELTQEIVTYAQQQLNAALNPHIYLTLTDHLHFAVQREKQGIIITNRVFWEMKTFYQKEYAIGRYALEIIREKLGSRLPEEEAANIAFHIINAQNEDSQGDAMRDARLIGRIVMLVAYTMKYQPDKESIHYARFIAHLQYFAQRFFTGKMLDSKDDFLYRQIRAAYPQALACAEKVRTLLVKENDIFISNEEVAYLAVHIQRLTDK; translated from the coding sequence TTGCTGACCATTAAAAAGGTACTGAATTCCAGTGTTGTGTTGGTAACTACGCAGGACGGACAGGAACAAATCCTGCTGCAAAAAGGCGTTGGTTATGGCCGTAAGCCCGGAGAAGCGATTGAAGTGCTGGAAAACAGTCAGCTGTTTGTTCCTTTTATTCCGGCTGACAGGCAAAATATGCTCCAGCTTTTGGCTGAGGTGCCGGCGATTTATCCGGAATTGACTCAGGAAATCGTGACCTATGCGCAGCAGCAATTAAATGCGGCGCTCAATCCGCATATTTATTTGACGCTGACCGATCATCTGCATTTTGCGGTACAGCGGGAAAAACAGGGAATCATTATTACCAATCGGGTATTTTGGGAAATGAAAACCTTCTACCAAAAAGAATACGCGATTGGCCGGTATGCCTTGGAAATAATTCGGGAAAAACTGGGCAGCCGGCTGCCGGAAGAAGAGGCAGCCAATATTGCCTTTCATATTATCAATGCGCAAAATGAGGACAGCCAGGGCGATGCCATGCGTGACGCCAGATTGATTGGCCGGATTGTCATGCTGGTGGCTTATACCATGAAGTACCAACCGGATAAAGAAAGCATTCATTATGCCCGCTTTATTGCGCATTTGCAGTATTTTGCACAGCGCTTTTTCACCGGCAAGATGCTGGATTCAAAGGATGATTTTCTTTACCGGCAGATACGGGCGGCTTACCCGCAGGCATTGGCCTGTGCCGAAAAAGTCAGGACGCTGCTGGTCAAAGAAAATGACATCTTTATCAGTAATGAAGAAGTAGCTTATCTGGCTGTCCATATTCAGCGGCTGACCGACAAATAA